The Brienomyrus brachyistius isolate T26 chromosome 7, BBRACH_0.4, whole genome shotgun sequence DNA segment ATATGCAAGGGAGGAAATGTGTGAttcttatattatatatatatacactacttatatatatatatatatatataaataatataaaatcatGGCAAGAATGCTACAAATACAGAACCCCAGTAAATATAACATTTCTATTCAATGCTTTCACTTTTCCCTGCACTAACCACCTAGCAAGGAGATAATATACTGCTACTATACAGTCACAAGTGAAATTCTGACACCATGCCTAGAATGTAATGTAGAATGTCAAGAATATGACTTTACTGCCTTATAAGGAAATGAGGGAGGCTTCCACAGCCATATTGCTTAAGCTTTCGTTTCCGGTTGGTGACTCCGAGTTGAGCAACAGTCCTATGTGCGCATTGTCAGGTGCACTTACCACATTCGGCCACAAGAGGTCATTGGTCAGTTTGCTTGAAGGTGATTAACAACAAATGATGCCGTTTGAAAAACATACAAACAATGTTGAAGCAGGGTATGCAGCCTTCTCTAGAGACCACTGCAGGTTCACAGCAGggtgcgtgctggggattgtaGTCTGGTATAGCTGTGCATTGTAAGTATGTCCCGTGTTCCATGTAATGAAATGGTCCTGGGACACATCGAGTACCAGCGGGAAGTCTTGTGGTTCTCAGTGTTCAGtgatatatacactgaacacaGATCAGAATGCATGAGGGCACTTTCCACCATGAAACTCTGTACCTCACAGAGGTAAATTCAGTGCTCCCCGTTGCTAAAGGCGACCATTTCAGGACTGGTGCTGTTGCCAGGTATCCGAGGCATCTTCTTAGCTGGACTGGGGATATGCtgagggaaaggggggggggcagttgttTCCTTAAAATCAGgcacatttatttttacttgtTTAAATAGCAGTTATCCCTCAAAACGCTAACTAGCCCAATACCTCTGCTGTGGTGGCAGTGGAGCTGACCAGCCCGGCTTCCAAGGGCCCGTCCTCGTCCGAGGACCGTCTAGCATACTGCCTGCGGTGTTTCTCGTCGACGTGGGTCAGGTACCACGTGCCAGGGAACAGGTCAGTCACAGTGCCTTTGGGGGTATAGTTTGCTACAGGAGGGGCACAGAATTATTCTTTAAAATTGGATTTCAATTGCAAGATCCTTCCACGTCTAAAAATTATTTCtaagatcttactgtatgtcttGGTTTTAACGAGATGCAATGCAAAACTGGCctgctttttttccttttctggccttctatttttatttgtgaATTACTGATAAATATACCAAAACACAGATGAAAaactattacaaaaaaaaaaaaaaaaaatgccatgaCACTTGGCCCTGAGCCAGACCTTGTGGAGAACAGGTGGGCGGAGTCATTTACATGTGGGTGGGGCTAGAAATGGGGCATACATACCCAGATGGTGAGTCTCCTCCCTCAGCTTCATGATGTCAGCAAACATGCTCGGCGACACTTTCTCGCGGGAATCCAGTCTGGCCCGCAGGTCTGACAAGCTGGCCACCAGCTTGTCCAGGGCGGATCCTGAAATGGCCCCGAGACGGGGGGGGTCACCATGGGCCATCTCATGCAGTGCGGCAGCAAGGTCATTAGCCAGAACGGTGGCAGGAGACTCACCAGGCGTGGCGTCCTGAGTCACCCGGATAGAGTAAAGCGTGGCGGCAAAGCCAGAGCCGTAGGAGAAGATGCCGATGCGCTGACCAGACAGCTGCTGGGGCGTGTGTCTGTAGGGGCAGTTGGCGTCAGACTTGGCACAGCTCACAAAGCTCCTCACTTCAGTCATTCAATGAGCCATAAGTTCATGCCTCTTCCTAACCTGGTACCTTGGATTTATTCAAACCCGAAGTCTTTTGGCCCCTCcctttttttcccttctttttTAACATTAAACTCTTGGGTTGATAACTGCTTTATTTCTGCTAATCATTCTATTAAAGGAATTAAGCAtccttgtcaaaaaaaaataataataattgtcagTGGATTAGGACGCTGTCCCCGTAAATCAGCAGGTCACCAATTCAGATGTCAGTGCTGGCAGGATTTAACCGGTGGGCCCTTGATTAAGGCCCATAACCCCAAATTGCCCCAGGGACCGGCTGACACTGCTTTCACAGGTAATGAACTAATTCCTTTCCACATGTTGGAACACCATGTGACCCTGCAGCATGATCAGATCGATGTTCCTCTGCACGGCTGACTTACTGTGCTACCACAGACGCCAGGCAGCCATAGACAGACGGCGTGTACATGTTGCCGTTCTGGTTGGAAATGAGGAGCGAGGCCTTGGTCTTGCGGTCAAACATGTCCGCACTGGCCTTCATGAAGGCCTTCTCCACATCCCGATCGAAGTAGGTCTCCTCTGGCTTCACTTCCCTGCAGGTCCGGTAAAACAGGGTGGGGAGTTAGGCTTTCTGATAGCAGAATGAAGACCTTGAATTTCGTAAGAAAATGGGAGCAGTGCATGACTCAGTGGGTTAGAATGCTGTCTGATcataaggttgctggttcaattcAAGAGTAACTTCACTgtcgggcccttgagcgagaccCTTAACTTCCAACTGCTCAAAGGACAgtttgatcttgttctctcaaCTGTaagtcattttggataaaagcatctaatcaataaataaatgcaaatggaatCCTATTAATTTAGCCCACAAAATATATTTGTGACATAGATGCTTGACAAGGAAAACTCTCAACAAATTATCCTTTTATCAGTAATAACATTTCAGTCTGATGCCAAGACTTGAAAATAATACACCGAGTCAGACATCTAGCCAAAGGGTAATAAGCAGTATAGATACAGCACATTTATGCGAGTCAATGGAtgaatctcaataccaagaatacAAAGACCACACGtggcaagaccagtcttgcAAACTTGCCTTCCAAACGTTTGTCAAGAATGCAGCcgatgcatccttgatatttggggctgGGCAAGAATGACATCTGGGCAGTTACTGTCCTTGTGTTCTTAGTATTAGAcctggtcttcggcaatggaagatgacaaaACGGGTACCGGAGAACACAAGTGTGGTCAAGTATGTATATTGGGATTCACCCAGTGGCTTACTAATATAGAACTGAAAGCTTTATAGCCGTTCTACAACACACTTAACTGCAAAGATCTAGATGCATAGATATACAAGTACAGACTGCAAAACACagtgggcagagctgaaatTCACTGCAAATCTAGACCATGGTACACTGCTCACCTAAAGGCTTCCAGACCACTGAAGATGCCACTTTCTGTGTTGGGGCTGGGGTCGCTGAGGAAGTCATTCAGCACCAGGCGGGCCAACGACTTCTGGACCAGCTTGCAGTACGGGGAGTGGAAGATCATGTAGCCGAAGTCTTCCAGATCAAAACGCCGATCGATGCCATCTATGGTAAGTGGTGGAGGGGGACgggacaacaacaaatttattcacTCATAAATTTCTCCGAGACACAAGAGGGCAGCCTTTTAACCATGAACCACTATGGCTCACAGAACTGTAAATTGATCCCCCCCCTATGTATAAAATACTGTATATAAGAAAAATAGCTTTCCTTCTACAGAACATGGTTTTATTCATCATCAACCTGGTTCCCTTTCATAGCTGCCAGTCAGCCGGCAGCAGGATACCACCCACCTTTCTGCCACTGAGCGTGGATCTTGTTGCGGTACACAGTGTAGCACCTGTCCAGTGCGCTCAGGTAGcactggatggacagttttccatccaCCATAGGGTACTCTGACACCATGTCCGGCTTGTAGAAGTCATAGGCGTGCTGCATGTGTGTCCCGCGTAGGCCTGCGGAACCAGAGCCGCGAGCCCCGTTAGCAAACAGTCCCACTGTTACCCACGTCAGTCAACAACACGCGGCGACTGTGTACTTTCCAACACAGAGAGTATTAGACAAACAGAACAGGATACCCCAACAAGGCCGCCCTTTTAATACGCCAACAGCATAACAAAAAGGTAATGGGGGAAAATACTGATCTGGCAGACAGCGGGCCAGTGTCTACAGATAAAAAAAGCACCGGCTACCTGGGTCTGCATGACTACCACAAACATGCCCCCTTACACACTATAATGCTTTGTACTTTATATTTGCAGACCATCTAATACAATACACTGGATACAGAGTCTAATCTCCGCTTCGTGTCTCGCATCCTAACAACGGCACGTCCTCTGCAGAAAAGGGAACAGGCCGTTTCATCCTAAATAGAGAAACAAGAGGTGGCGTATCGCCCCATATTAGCGAGGCTCCTGCAGAGAAGACGCCCACCTACCTCTGTCAAAGGCTAGAGGAGCGTTGGGGCCCACTAGCATAGCCACTGCCCCCGCGCCCCCCGTGGGCCTGGCGGATCCTGTGGCATAAACGGCGATGTCTCCCGCCACCACCAAAGCGTAGCGACCTGTGTCAAAGTAACAACGGGAAGGAGTCACTAAAACATCTCCAACAAAAAACTGCGATCAAGCAACGTGTCAGTAAAATTAAAAACACATCAAACAACAAGCAGCAGATTTGCTCTTTTCACATTTATTTACCCATAGTTACTAAAAATACTCAGGCCATTTTGGCCAAACACAGCAGAAGTACAAGGACTTATGTTGCCTTGATTGTATGTTTAACTGTATACTTTATGCCACCACCTGTACCAAAACAAATAGTGAATAAAATGATCCTGATTACCCAGCCCATCAGCTGTTACCACATGCAAACAAAATTGGGAGAGCAGGACTCTTACCGTCCCAGGAGCTGGATTCCACCCAGTTGACGGCATTGAAAAGTGCTGCCGTACCGCCATAGCAGGCGTTGGTGCTGTCCACGCCTTCCACGTCCGTGTTGCCCGACTCCTCGAACAGCTGCATGAGGACAGTCTTCACCGACTTGGACTTGTCGATGATGGTTTCCGTGCCGACCTCCAGGTGGCCGATGCTGTTATAGGACAGGCAGTTCTTCTCCATCAGCCGCTGCACCACCGTCAGACACAGTGAGTTGATGTCCTCCCGGTCTGAGCAAAAGCCCATGCGGGCCTGACCCAGGCCGACCGTGTACTTCCCTGCCGCCACGCCGTCAAActgctccagctcctcctgATCGACGTACTGTGCCGGGAAGTAGACCTCTAGGGCGATAATGCCTACATTCTTCGGCCAGGTGGCCTCCCCGCTCACAGGTACAGATCCGGGCATCTTGGCAGAACTGCGAGACAGGGCACACCGATGAGACAGTGTGTCGCAAAGAACTTCAGCGGGGGTGAGACGCAACATGAGCTAAAACTTCAGAGCTGTGATGATGGTATAGGTTAGGAGCCGGGTGTTGTccctgtgctgcttttgtaagcTACATTGTTTGAACAGGGGGCATGCCCTGACGTCACAAGGGTTTAGCTATTCCCCATTACAGGGTATTTACCCACCGACGTAATTGCATAATCCGCTTTCCCCAGTTTATGCTACTTGAAGCGGTTCAAATTCCACGTAAAAACACAGATTCAGCCAAAAACCGGCTACTTCCCAGAAATACGACACCTTTATGTACTCAAAGACCACTTTGTTCAATACAGGAAAAGAACAAAAACAACTAGTGTCAATTAGACTTCGTTATTCGGGTAAAGGGCACGTAAATGAAATCTGACCGGTGCCCTTTTACCTAGTTAAATCCCGTGAAGATAACTACTGATGACCTTTTGGTCACTTACGTACAAATATGCTACGTTTACAGATGTTTCAGCACCTGGAAACATTGTTGTAGAAGGCAAATTACTGGAGGTTCTCCTCAAAAATCAGATATTACACCTATATGATGTACTTATCTTCCGATTTGCATACCGACCGTGAAATCCCGAGTAACTGTAAATTACCCGTGCGCAGTCAATAAACAGACGTTACGATGTACGGGTTGACAGAAAGCATGCAATCAGCAATGTCTAAGGGCAAAAACACTTCAAGACGAACTTCCCTCACAAAACCTCCCACTTCCTCGCTAGGTTTGGTCGTACCATCGCCCCACGTTTTACCCCATCTACGGCATTTAGATGCCAAGCCCTTCGAGCGACCACCGTCGCCAAGGGCGTATACAATTCGCGTCAGGTTTCGTCTTTGTCACATTTCATACTTAAACTTCACGTAAAGGTCGTCACAGCGCTTTTGACTTAACGACTCAATCACCCTGATTACTCAGCGCAAGATGCCAATAACGACGGGAGCCTAGTTTAGACTGACACCAACCTGTCCGGAAAGATTATCGGTGCTCCACAGATCCCTTTATCCACACTACAAGGTGACACGCCGAGTCCTGGTTTTAATTTACAGCAGCACAGATGCGAGGCAAAACGGGTCAACAATAGCCCGGGCTTACCTTACAATCATAGGGTAAGTTAATAGGCGTGAGACGGAAATCTGTCCTTTGGAAAGATCATAAGGTCAGCCGGTTACGTTTCCACCCGGACCGACAAAGTCTAGCGGACCGACTTCCGTCTAAGAGATCCGCGCGCCAACGTCCGGCGTCCGCGGCTCGCCGAGCGCTTAGAGCCAAGTAATGGGATTAAAGAAATCTCACGGCTACGTCGGACATGCTGTTATGATTATACAAACGGGAACTGACTAGTGGCTATGCCAGCTACGTTTGTGGGTGTTGTTGTGGTGTGGCTGTACAAAGATTAAACGGCGTATCGCCGCACCGGTGTCTAGTGATCCATCGCCACACGCTTGGTGACTCACAGTCATATTAACCTAGGTTTCGAATTATTCCGTTTCTTATATTATAAATCAACTCTTAGAAACTTCTTACATTTGATAAATAAAGGACGTAGGTTGTATACAAGTACGTGTACCAACCATTAAATGTTACTGTCCTGTAAGTGCCAATGTACTGACAGtcatttgaatgaatgaatgacaacATCTACAAGTTGTTATATGCATACGTAGTAAATGTCACCAGTTTTTGTAGTTAGTTTGTCGATCTAAAACAAATGCAATATAGCTAGGTACAATTACACCTCGCTTGTTAGCTATCTTTCAACAGTGTCAACCCAAAGATACACTTTCGTTGTGTTTTACATAAGACCGGTTCAACATAAGTTATTCGCGTATCATAACACATCTTTATATTAGGTAATCACTCACCGAAAACACAGACGATTATTTTCTGACAGACCAGAAGCAGACTGCTTTCCTTATTACTATTTGATGTATTTATACTGAGAGAACGGCAACACGCGAAACGGCGGATCACCGTCCAATCACGGCGAAGTATCGCCGGCCTGTCGTTTAATAGTTACCTGCCCTTCGCAATACGCTAGCCAATCGCCAACCCGGAAACAACTTCCCATCAGAGCGCGGTTCTGAGTGGCTGAATGGTGTGAGTAAGTGACGGTATATGGTGAGAGGACCAAGGCCAATCAGGGAAGACGTCCGACTCCTGGCGAGGTCGTCAGTGTAGTACAGGCCGAATCCGTGAAGAAGCCGCCTATGGTCGCCCTGGCAACCGCCGGCTGACTATGAAAATGTAGCGTATAGGAGATTAGGCATCTTACAGTGACCgtgaacttttttttccctcctcgtTATTTTCAGTTGACAATTAATTTATGTTCTCTAGACATGTGGACTAATAAAAAGAAGTACATTTTGCCGCAGTAtacatttttatatgtattGTATTGTAGACGGCAGTCTTATTGGAGTTAAATTAAAAAGTTATTAAGTTATATATCACCTCGGAAATGGCCAGATTTTAAGTGTCCGTTTTAAATATGCTGTTTCATAGCTAAATACGTCCCTCCCTTTGCACCAATATATAGTACACCACCTTGTTtaattcaaattcaaaacaaTTATAGTGGAAACATGATTTAAACACCTGCACTGAAATTAATATGTGTTTTCATTTGTACTTATTATTCTGAAGCAATGTTACATGCATTCCATTCTGATAGAGACAAAGCATATTTCCAGATGCAGAACTGATTATTTTGACTAATTGCATATTTCTTAGTACTTAAATGAATTATTCTGCCTGACCATTGTTCAGAACAGAGGTCACCAACAAgcggacatttttttggttggAGTGGGCGTTGGAATTGTGTTGCTGGTGGAATTTGGCCCTCGGAGAAAAATAGTTGTGGACCCCAGGTAGGCATAGTTATTAAAGCATCAGACTTTTGCAGTAAATTTTGCAGTAAATCATTTTCTGGGTAATGAACGTGCTGGTTTGCCATTTTAGCTGATTTCTGTTCCTCCACAAGAATGGGAAATGCATTTGCTCTGCAAGGGGTGGAGCTCAGTATGACATCAGTTTATAGACAGACAGCTCAAGCAGCAAAAGAACAGGAAGTACACAAATACAAATAGTGTAAATGTAAGACAATGAGCGAGACCATACACGTTGACTGTGTaatgaaatcatgcaaaatgagtaaataaaattgaaagcaGTGTAGGTGTGATGTACAGAGTGGCACAGACATATAGTGTGTTGTTGTTATTTAAATGCTGTCCAGGCATGTGTTATGGCTGAGGTGTTGTAGTGCAGGAAAGACCCCATCTACGGCTCCTTAAAACACCGGCTTTGGAATGAGCTGGTTGCTGAAGGACAATATTGACTTATACTCTACTACGTCACTGTGATTTTGGGCTGGGTGTAGGCAACTGGCAACTTCACCTTGGCATGGAGGCTGATGTAGGTTCTCTGGCTCCACACACAGGCAGTTGTGCAATGCAACGTTTCCTTCCAGGAATTACCTCAGTGGCCAAGGTGACATCACCCGTGGTTTGACCAGCACACGTTTGGGGCAAGtcaactgaaacatgtcatcttGCAAAAAGAGACAGCCCCGCAGCTATACCCAAAGGGTATTTGGCAGGTGGCACCAGACTAGCTGGTTGAGAACACGCAGGATAACAATTCACCATCAAAGAAAATCAAACCTGTCCCcgttctgtgtatgtgtgtgtgtgtggagctctGCTTGTGTTGTGTGCATTTCCTCTGGGTCCCATAGAAGCTGTTTGAAAAACATACGGAAACTCTGTGACATCCAATGTAAAAATACTGCCAGATACAGTCATAATTTCTCCACCCTTCTGTGTCTCGAGTCATGTTAAAACAGGCAGTCTGGTGTGCATGTCATAAATTGGAGACACGTCAGTATTTCCTATAAAGACATAGGTGTGTAGGGATATAATAACAAGGGCCCTATACGCACACATGCCTGCACAACAAAAGGTACAGGTGGCTTGGTCATTAACAGTGCCACTGGCTAGACTTTGGGGTACTTTCTACGGAAACAATTACATCATGACCACAACAAAGAACATCTTGCTATATAATCTCTCCTAtgggcagaatgaaaattcaTGTGTGTATAGATTTTGTCCAAAACGTGATGGAAAAAAAGATAAGTAGCTCAAAGAAAGCAAGCTTTTTATTcccaattattttatttattaaagacAAAACACCAAAACAAGTCCAAATTATGCTATAAAATTTTTCAAACTGGGTAAAacctttaatatttaaaatattttgatatATCTAAAATCATGGATGCGGTTTAAGCCAATCTCATCTTTTAACCCAGAGATTTCATGAGTTTATTTGCACAATGAAGGTGCTAATGGAAGTTAGCCCTTGGCCCTGGAAATCTTTGAAAAGGAGAAAACaaatacaaattacaaataGAATATATATCGAGAAAGAGAACTTTGGTTGAAGAAAAACTCTATAGGACACCTGAGGTAGTAGAGACTGGAATAAAACAGCAagactttctttacaaaaaaaaaagtaccacCGAGTGAGACAGGAAATGACATAAAAGTTTTACACAATAATTTCAGTCCAGCTCCAATCTGAAAAGAAAATAAGATTACATCACATCCGCCTTTAACAAGGAGAAATAAAATGCACAACACAGACCTGTCAGCTTGCAAAGACACAGAAGGACAAGCTGATTCCAAAGGCACTGACAGATCGGTAGGAATTACGGGTGCGACAGATTTACGTAATACTGATTAGATTTTATGAATCTGAcagaaatcggatttttccagcatataaaaaaaacagtgcATATGTTTAAAGCTCTTAAAAAGACATTAAAAGAAAGGTAAGAAAAGTAACTCAAAGCAggaacaaaaaatgtatttatgaaAAATGTGTGGTATAAAAATACAGGAGTCAAGTACAATAAAATTTAGctaccaaacttcacatttatttacatttttaactcTTCAAGCTTTGTCACACTTGTACTCAACATAGAGAAATAGAAATttgcattaaataaaatttcttttaaaatgttcctTTTGAAATTGTCGTAACATTAGCATTGACATCCCTTGTCCAATTCATTCTGTAAGGATTCCAGATAAAGAGCATAAAATCTCAATAAGCCTCATTATATGTTCAAAAAACATATCACATAGCTTAACTACTGTTTTTCATTGTCCCTCCAACTGCAATCCAGAACAACACTTGAAGAGTTACagttcttaaaataatctgaACATGCTCTAAACGTCTAATCCAGAGACAAGCTGATAAAAATAGTTTTGTTCTTTAATTCTGCATCAAGGAAAATAAAGTCTGTAGATCTTCTATGCGTCCACAAATTTGCAAGACATCCCCTCCACCAAAAAGGTGTTTTACAGCATTGTAAGAATAGAATGGTGGAAGAGATTTTTAAAACCTCAGATGTACATCATCCTTTTCTttacttaaaatatatatttatatgttcaAGATCATTCCTAAAGGAGTCAACGATTAAGCACTGCTATGTACGAAGGAACAGCACCAAACGAAAATGGCAGACTGATTACAAAAGGTAGAAATATTTGTTCGGAAATGAAATATTACACTTGGTCATCTGAGGACTTATGAAACTTCCAAATAACATTTCTTTTAAGGTTCACAAGTCTCAAATGTAACAGTGTTAAGGAACCAGCAGGATGTTCGCTGTTCACCTGATGTCCAAACTGTCCCAACAAAAGTTTCTCTGGCAGATTAAAAAGGTCTCGGACAAACAGAATCCCAGCAGAACCCAAAAAGCAAACACCTTCCCTATTTACACGTATATGAAACATTTCTtgcaatattaaaaaaaaatgccagaTACAAAAATCAAGACAACTCTTTGAAATGCCGATGCTGACCAGCGTTTTTTTTCCTACAAAGCAAAGCTTCTgctaaaatatcacctttcccTGAAACATTTTGAAGATCTCTCAGAATAACTGGCCAAGTACAATGGCCTGACAGTAAAATGCACACATCAAAGGCATCTTTATATATAatctcttatatatatatatatatatatatatatatatatatatatatatatatatatatatattgcatttaCCAATTGTAATATACACAGAATCATctaaaaaaataatcatttaacacCTGTGCTCTACATAACGTATTCGTACAAGTGCGGATGATAATACGCTTCTGAAATGCATGAAGGTGCGGCGACCTAAGCGATAAACCGGCTTACTCTGCTGTCAAAGGAAGAAGAAACAGTATTTAAACCTTGTGGCTATAAAAATAACAACATAATGAATACATTTCACCACAGGGTTGCCagtaacagaacagaacagcCCATTTAAAGGAACAGGGTAATAATTAAAGCTGGTCAAGAAAGGACCCATATCACACGTCTAAAAAGGCACCATTTAGAAGGGAACAGAAACCAGCTCTTGGCACACTAAGGTACAGGGGGTTGTGGCCGTCGTGGGCTAAGGTACAAGCATGGCATGCGAAGGTCCGATAGGCTTACAGTCCACGAGGGTACAGCAGGTGGCGCCATCGCGTCGGCCTTAGGGTACCGCCCTATGCTCACAGGCTGGCATTTAGCGCCTAGCAACCATTAGGGGGTGAGCACTCGTGGGCCATCAGTAGTAGGTGGATGATGTCTTCTGGGGTGGCGGGACCAGACCCCACCCCCTACCAGTTTAGGCGGAAGACAGGATGCTTCAGTAGGTCTCGTGACGCCGGCCGGTCAGCGGGCTGCAGCTCCAGGCAGCGCAAGGTGACGTCGCGTAGGCCGGGGGACAGGTGCGGTGGGATTGTCGGTGCCGTGGTGGCACTCGcaatctttggggggggggatgacacAACATACATTTTATAACTGGCAATGAATGTAACAAAGCACatcgatccatccatcattcAACCAGACTTCacctgagcctggagcctagcATAGGAagcacacagggcacacagaaAGAGCAGGGCTGAGGTTTGAATTCCCCTGCACAGCTCAGGAAAAGGACAAACAAAATCTGCAGAATGACCTGGGACAACATGACCGATATTGC contains these protein-coding regions:
- the hmgcs1 gene encoding hydroxymethylglutaryl-CoA synthase, cytoplasmic isoform X3 — encoded protein: MPGSVPVSGEATWPKNVGIIALEVYFPAQYVDQEELEQFDGVAAGKYTVGLGQARMGFCSDREDINSLCLTVVQRLMEKNCLSYNSIGHLEVGTETIIDKSKSVKTVLMQLFEESGNTDVEGVDSTNACYGGTAALFNAVNWVESSSWDGRYALVVAGDIAVYATGSARPTGGAGAVAMLVGPNAPLAFDRGLRGTHMQHAYDFYKPDMVSEYPMVDGKLSIQCYLSALDRCYTVYRNKIHAQWQKDGIDRRFDLEDFGYMIFHSPYCKLVQKSLARLVLNDFLSDPSPNTESGIFSGLEAFREVKPEETYFDRDVEKAFMKASADMFDRKTKASLLISNQNGNMYTPSVYGCLASVVAQHTPQQLSGQRIGIFSYGSGFAATLYSIRVTQDATPGSALDKLVASLSDLRARLDSREKVSPSMFADIMKLREETHHLANYTPKGTVTDLFPGTWYLTHVDEKHRRQYARRSSDEDGPLEAGLVSSTATTAEHIPSPAKKMPRIPGNSTSPEMVAFSNGEH
- the hmgcs1 gene encoding hydroxymethylglutaryl-CoA synthase, cytoplasmic isoform X1; the protein is MLRLTPAEVLCDTLSHRCALSRSSAKMPGSVPVSGEATWPKNVGIIALEVYFPAQYVDQEELEQFDGVAAGKYTVGLGQARMGFCSDREDINSLCLTVVQRLMEKNCLSYNSIGHLEVGTETIIDKSKSVKTVLMQLFEESGNTDVEGVDSTNACYGGTAALFNAVNWVESSSWDGRYALVVAGDIAVYATGSARPTGGAGAVAMLVGPNAPLAFDRGLRGTHMQHAYDFYKPDMVSEYPMVDGKLSIQCYLSALDRCYTVYRNKIHAQWQKDGIDRRFDLEDFGYMIFHSPYCKLVQKSLARLVLNDFLSDPSPNTESGIFSGLEAFREVKPEETYFDRDVEKAFMKASADMFDRKTKASLLISNQNGNMYTPSVYGCLASVVAQHTPQQLSGQRIGIFSYGSGFAATLYSIRVTQDATPGSALDKLVASLSDLRARLDSREKVSPSMFADIMKLREETHHLANYTPKGTVTDLFPGTWYLTHVDEKHRRQYARRSSDEDGPLEAGLVSSTATTAEHIPSPAKKMPRIPGNSTSPEMVAFSNGEH
- the hmgcs1 gene encoding hydroxymethylglutaryl-CoA synthase, cytoplasmic isoform X2; the encoded protein is MIVSSAKMPGSVPVSGEATWPKNVGIIALEVYFPAQYVDQEELEQFDGVAAGKYTVGLGQARMGFCSDREDINSLCLTVVQRLMEKNCLSYNSIGHLEVGTETIIDKSKSVKTVLMQLFEESGNTDVEGVDSTNACYGGTAALFNAVNWVESSSWDGRYALVVAGDIAVYATGSARPTGGAGAVAMLVGPNAPLAFDRGLRGTHMQHAYDFYKPDMVSEYPMVDGKLSIQCYLSALDRCYTVYRNKIHAQWQKDGIDRRFDLEDFGYMIFHSPYCKLVQKSLARLVLNDFLSDPSPNTESGIFSGLEAFREVKPEETYFDRDVEKAFMKASADMFDRKTKASLLISNQNGNMYTPSVYGCLASVVAQHTPQQLSGQRIGIFSYGSGFAATLYSIRVTQDATPGSALDKLVASLSDLRARLDSREKVSPSMFADIMKLREETHHLANYTPKGTVTDLFPGTWYLTHVDEKHRRQYARRSSDEDGPLEAGLVSSTATTAEHIPSPAKKMPRIPGNSTSPEMVAFSNGEH